The genomic interval AGGAGCACAGATTAATGAAACAAGTAATGGTCTCAGAAAACCTGAAtaccttgagtccaggagttcaagaccagctttgagaatatgatgaaaccctgtatctattaaaaatacaaaacaattagccagtcgcagtggcatgtgcctgtagtgccagctattcagggaggctgaggtgggagaatcacctgagcccagaaggtcaaggctgcagtgacctgagatcagtACAGGCAATTGGAGTGAgaacctgttttaaaaaaagaagaagaagaagaaaacctggTTGCTAGTACAACTCTCACTATTTTTGGTCTAACCTTGGCCCATTTTCACATAAAAAACAAACTTCACTATATATGTATAAGATATCTTCTATctataacattttgaaatttcttaaatTCTAAAGGGTTTGAATGTTTTTTAGGACACATAGCCACATGAAAGAAGACCAGCAATTGGTACAAACATTTTGGGGAGAAAGTTGGCAGTACATTTTTAAAGccttaaaatatctatttatttgacccaacattttcatttccaaaaatgTGGCCTAAGGATATcactggaaatatctgttttgataTTTGTATCGTGATGGTCACTGGGGTGCAGTTTTCTCTAtcacagcaaaaaaacaaaaacaaaaacaacaacaacaacaaaaaaaaaaaaaaccctggaaacAAGTAAGATGTTTTATTGTAGAATATTGATTATATATGGTATACAATATGGTAGACATTCCATCAGTGAATACTTTTGAACCATTAAAAATGGTAggggggccaggtgcggtggcttatgcctgtaatcccagcactttgggaggctaaggcgggcagatcacctgaggtctggagttcgagaccagcctaacaaacatggagaaaccccatctctaaaaattacaaaaaaattagccgagcatggtggtacatgcctgtaatcccagctactcaggaggatgaggcaggagaatcacttgaacccgggaggtggagggtgtggtgagccaagaccataccattgcactccagcctgagcaaacaagagcaaaattctgtctcaaaaaaaaaaaaaaaaaaagaaaagaaaagaaaaaaagaaaaagatatagtACCAGTATACTTATGGACACAGAATGAAAGTCAGAGTACGTAGTTGTATTATCAGTACCTAGAATACTGCTTGATATATAATAgattttaagtacattttatgAATATTCTTTAAGTGAAAAAGTCAATTCTAAAGCAGTGTGGACTGTAATGCCATTTAGAAAAtagcatatgaatatatataaaaagtcTGGAGAATGTATACCAAAATGTTCAGTGTTAACTTCTGGATAAGTATTTATtagtaaactttattttcaaatctcTCCACCAATTTCCTAGTCCCACCCCAATCTATTTTCTACTCTTCAGCCAAGATAGTCTTGGAAACACTCAAATCTGACCATACTACTATCTCATTACAATTCCGCAGTTATTCCATACTGCTCTTCACCTAGGTCCGCAATGTTCAGCCTAGCTTGTGAGCTCCTCCTTGCTCTAAACACCATCTAATTCTCTAATGCCCCATACACACTCTTGCCACTCAGCATTTTTCCATTTGCCATGAGGCAGAGTTCCCTCACTTTCCCAGACTCCCTCTAGGTGCCTCATAAACTTTTCTCCCTATGTAGAACGGTACCTCTTGAACCCTGCTTTACCCAGTACACTCTGAGCCATCCTTCAGCCTTATTTTGGATGTCAGGCCTTTGGGAAGTCATTGCTAATCCCGTCCATCCTGATTATGGCCACATGAGGTACTATTTCACTCCAATagcagcctgtgtgtgtgtgtcggtgtgtgtgtgtgtctgtgtgtgtgtgtgtattttgagcTTATAATTTTTTGACGTCATAATGGTCCTCATGTGCCTTTTCCCacttgttttattcattcttgGACCAGAGCATCAAGCACAGTGACTGGCACTTGCTAGGCATTTAGTGAGTACATGGCTGAATGTCTTCTTTGCATTTAGCTCTATTTGCGTAATTAAAATTACAGTACAtgtatgctattttaaaaagcagataaaatgtaaatggactgAGATTGGCAAGAACAAGGTTATGAACAGAAGTTTGGAAGAGCCAGGATATGTTCCTTCCTTGTGGACTGAAAACAattcttataaaaacaaatagcAGTTTACATCCTACCACATTTTTGGAGGGCCACACCTGAAATTTTTCCCTTGACTCTGTCACAAACAACATTGGGGAGGGGGTAAGTCAGGATTCAAATGCAAATACTTACATCTGCCATTTATACCTCAATGCAATTTAAATTAACCTGAATGATTTTCTCCTATTTCAACAATGAACTAGACAGAACTACCACGTCAGACATAAGCCTTGGGGATACAAGGATGCGTAAGACATATCCCCTATCCCCAAAGAGCTCACACCTGGGAATTAAAAGGGGAATAACTTAATGTTACATGaatacaaagaagaaagcaaatgtgaagagtgtgtgtgtgtgtgtgtgtgtgtgtgtgtgtgtgtgtgtgcgtgtgtgtgtttctgtctgtcCCCTTGGACATTTTCTAGGGATTTGTTCTCTTTGGCCTACAGTCAGTTCATAATGAGGACTGCTTTATTATGTAAAGGCAAAGTAGGGCATGCTACTTGATATTCAGAATGTGCTTTGCTAGCTCTTTTGTTGGCTCCTTCTTATACCCACTGCACTATATATGAAGAGTTCTTTTAATGAGTAAGAGGGCAAGTGAAGTGTTGGGCAACACGGCACAACCGAAGTCTATAATTAGCCACTACCCTGTAACTGATCCATAGCCTATGGCTTACTCACTCTTTCCAAAACTGTCACCATTTGGAGTTAGAGTTAAGAGTCAGTGACCGCTCACTGTGCAGTAAATGACACACAAAATTGTACAGAGCTACCTTTACTCTGCCTCTTAAACCCAaggtagaaaatgtaaaataattctcATCTTAAATGTTACCACTAGTCCATGGAGAGAGAGAACCAAATAAAATATGCTTGATTTTCCTATtagagtttcattttaaaattctaacaaaTCCCAAAACACTGATACTAATGATGCATTAAGAAAGGAGCTTTGTTTCAAATAAAAGGAGCCTTGGCATGAACCTTTCCTTAACCTATTACATACATGCTGTGAAAACACTCCCCCTCATCAGGGCTTTTTCCCTACTCCTCATTATTCAGAGAGTGGGTATGTTTCCTCTTCAACTTAAAAATTGTCAGAAAAATTACTCTCATTTCctccaaaagaaataaacacaggcAAAGGTCAGAGGGACGCATTCCATGGAAGCTGTCCATAGGAGAGCAAAGTGCAAGGCAGACGGCCTGAGCCAGGGCTATTAAGCACTGAGGGTCTGGGGCCATGTCCCCTGCCTCCACatccccaaagaaaagaaaagctctgGCTACTGAAGATCCCTTGCCACAGCCCTAAGGAAACACTCTGACCTGGTGTGTGCATGTCTATGCTGTATTAGGGTATGTTTGAATAAAAGTATAGTCACCTCTGCGGGAATTCTTTTCATGGTCAAAGGCAAATTGTCACCTATGCACCTCGTTTCTGAGTTATTAGGTCCCTCCAAAAGGGAAGGAGCATCCTATATACTTTCTATATTGTTTCTCAGTTTCTTTCACTGCTATCCTATTGTCTCATTCCATTACCCTTGCTCAGTCCGCATCTCTCTTAACTCTTGCCTTGTGAGCAGATTTGCATCTGGACAGATTATCATGCAGAACAAATTGTGTCTCTCTTTTGTAATCGATGTTCCCATTCTAGTTACCAGTGTGGGACCAAAGTAATGTACAAAgccattttaaaagtgttttgttttgatagtCTTCTTGGTATCAGCATGTTTTGTACAAAAGACACTTACAACTCTTCTAAATTTCTTTCACTGCTATCCCATTGTCTCATTTCATTACCTCATTCCATTATCCCATTCTCTGCATTCTATTTCTGGTCAGCTCATCATCCAGAAAGAGTTCTCTACCCTACACAAGACAACGTAGTGGACCTCTGCAGAGTAGGAATATTAGTATTCCATAACATGTTCCATGGGTTTAGGATATACATTGAGCTGCTTTTAAGGGTAATATTCCTTCAGGTAAGAAACTCTGCCAAGCCTTGTTACTCTTAACAGGTGATCATATGAAATGTCTTCCTGTGGACTCTACCTTCTCATATCTTAAATCTCTCATTGCTGTTTAAGTTACCAAGGTCCTTTGCTATAGATTACtactatttttgtttatatgaacTCATTAAAAGAGCCAGTAGTTGTTTCTAGAAAATCTCAACGACACCATGTCTCCAGCAATGATCAGACACGGCATATGCTGATGTAGAAGACGATGCTACTGGCCCACAAATATTCttcaagttttttgttgttgttttttacagGCATGCTGGTGGACTCTCACCCATCAAAGAAGGGTTTCCTTCAGGCATTTTATTGAATATGTAACTACGTGTATCTAATAATGAATtaatctatactaaaaatacaaacaaaaaattagctgggtatggtgatgggcatctgtaatcccagctactggagaggctgaggcaggagaattgcttgaacccacgaggcagaggttacagtgggccaagattgcatcactgcactccatcccgggcaacacaagtgaaactccatctaaaaaaaaagaaaaaagaaattacctattgggtacaatatACATTATTTGAGTGATGGTTACACTAGAAGTCCCGATTTTATCACCACtcaatatacctatgtaacaaaaattCACATGTAGTGCTAAacctatataaataaattttttaaaaaaccaaattgcAGTGTTACAATACATATAGTCTGTATTCAAATTCAATCATTTAAAAACCTGTCTGaaggaaattaatttaaaacattatcaaAAACATCCCTCTATTAAGATTTGTCACTTTTATTCACTTTCCACCTGAAACGTCTTATTCAATGGGAAACAGGCAAATCACTGATAGCAAGCCTACCTGGATGGTACATTGCCAAAGTCTATGCAACAGTCCAGAGTAGATGAGCGTTATTACTGTGCCATTAACAAATGCAAAGCCTAACTTTATCAGGCTTTCATAGCTACTTGCTTTCCTACAGAAAATCCTGTTGTTTACAGCATCTCCTGCCACAAACATTTTTGGAAAGCCCTCAGGATAGTTACACAGGCTTATGAATCAGTCATATGCTCAGCGGGTCCTGTTCAGTGGGATACACAGTGCAGTGACGCATCACTCTGAAatacactattttcttttttgccaccAAATCTGGGTGTGTTCATGGGAATTTGCAGCACATGTGAACATCTTCCATCATTCTTGCATGGGGTGAAGGGAATTGAAAACCACGATTACTTTAGGAAATTAATTTCACAGACTGGTCACTGTATAAAAGAAGGATATTGGTTTTGGTAGTTTGCAACCACACCGCTTCTGATCTGAATAAATTTGGTTTAGGAGACGGAAAGAATGAggttaaattatttcaataaaatctaCAGTCCAGATTCCTGGTAGGTGAACtgaatgtacttttaaaatcatataaaacatttgaaattagaAATCTGAGTACTTTTAAatgccattatttattttgtcttaattGCCAGGTAATTCCTGAGACAGTACTGTCCTAAAGAGGCTTTGCAATTATGTAAGACTCTCCAAGGCAGTTCTTATGTTTCTCAATTCAAAAGAACCACACAActgcaatttaaattttaaaactccaaaagaAGGTCAAagtttatctcaaaataatttccCTTCTCTACACTGGGGTAAGTATGTATAGAAATAATAGGGAGAAATTCATGCACTGAGCATTAAGCTATCAAACCAGGAATGTTTAAAATATCCCGTTagtggtttaaaaataattttgtactcTAAGTCCAATGACTGTTTGCCAGGGAGAACCAAAGTTgagaaatttatatgaaaaacatgactcagagaaaaaaatgcagaggtCAGTAATGAAGGAAATGATTGGGTATCATTCCCAATTGGTCATTCCTAAGATCACATGTTCTGAGcatctttaaaagaaagttaTCTGGACTCAAGAGGGTCACAGCACCCTCCTGAAAACTGCAGCTTCCTTTTCACCTTGAAGAATAATCCTAGAAAACTCACAAAATGTGTGATGCTTTTGTAGGTACCTGGAAACTTGTCTCCAGTGAAAACTTTGATGATTATATGAAAGAAGTAGGTAAGGAAATGCATTGGGTAATGAGTGgatttataacattttcttttggggAAAAGAGTTTATAGTTGTGTTTACATCAGTGTTTGGAAGCTCTGGCCAGAAATGAAAATGCTGCTTTCTATAGAGAGGCTCCACACATAGCAAGCGATAATCATTTGTTTCTAGAGAAATTCTGAACCAAAGCTACAACTAATGCTTCCTAAAGGTGTACCAATATTTAAAAAGTGTCTAAATGGAATGCTTATGGTCTTTAAAAACAAGATTTGACTTTAATTGCAAAACTAGAGTATCTTTGGTTTACATAGCtctctgcatatttttctttcttccccttttgcatataaaataagcaataacttggaaaaaaatgatatgcaataattttcatttgaaactGAAAGCACTCAGTTTCCCTTAACTCAAGGCTCTTTTTCAGTAACTGTATGTTAGCCAGTTATTCTCTTTCTCAATGTCAATCCATTAAAATATGCGGTTGTTTTATGATAGacaaaaatctttatttcagaaaatgtgtttcttaaagaGCTTAAATACTTCCTTTCACTAGAAACGACATAGGATGCTGTAGAattattaagtaatttaaaaagagactGTTATATATGTAACATAGCTCTTCTTTGATAGtagaggttttaaattttttagatgcTAATAACATTGTCAGCAGGTTGTTGGATGAATGTCTCTCAGATAACTATGGAGGTAAAGCAAAAGAGGCAACTTCTCACTCAGGCAGATTCCACTTTGAAAGCCTTTCTCCCTCAACCCCATGCAGGATAGTCCACGGAAGTCAGAAATGGGGTTACAAACTGGGGAGGAATTTTCTGCAATCTGTTTCTTAGGGTTTAGAATGTAACAGTACTGTACAGGTGTGTTAAgtgttttgaatatatatatatatatatatatatatatatatatatatagctcatctgtaaattttttttgtttttagatgataGGGAAATTGGTGACTTTAGCATCAGAGAGACCTAAGTTTCTAGAATACACTAAAGTGATTCAGTAAACTAATTAATATGCACGGATACAGAAATGCCAGGATTTGGGGAcatttaactatttatttttaaaaatttttttatgcttttaatatttgtattttccaataatactgtatttttaaattgtagacgACTGATGATAATTAAGGTCAATAAAATACCTCCTGCATGAGATCAGCTGCTCTAATTGAGGATGAGTGGGCAGGTATTGTCTTCACCACTCAAATAAAAGCAAACTCAAGCAAATGGAGTCTATGATTTTTCCCAAGGTCAGCCATTCCTGCATCATACTCAGTTTTGCCTGCATTCATGAAGCCGGCTCACATCATACGtttaatgttatattttgtaacagagccaggacttgaagAAAAACCTGCAGCCATTTTTCAGACAGACAGCTAAGTCAGAGCCTCAGCATTACTTATTTGGCACCATATATCTCTTCCCAGTTTTTCCCAGTTTCTAGCCTTTGGTTGCCTTTAGTCAAAGAAAGAGCTTAGATTTACATGTACATgttgaaaaattcaaaacatcTATGACTGTCATAAATTCTGCATGGCATACACAGTAGCAGCAAGTTACTGCTGTGTTAGGATGTAAATTATTCATTCCATACCTTGCACAAGAAAATGTATTCTCCTTTTTAAGAAAGAAGAGTTCACAACTTAGGTGATTGGAAATCAAAGTATTGGCTTCTAACCTACTCTAAACTAAGAAACAGTGATTTCTTAAATGTTGAAGTTTTCACAATTTGATGACTAATGCCTTTTTAAATATCCCCTATAAATTACTAGGAATGATATCACCATtctaaaatgttataaatgtagaaaacatttttccttttgtagtaGTATGGGTGGCTTTTCTGTTCCCATGAAATTCATCAAAATCTACATTTCATGGTGGAGTAATTTGAGAAAGAAGCACAGAAAAGTAGATTTGGCAACAAATGCTATGAaatgtgatttttgtacactCAAAACAGATGACTATTTAACTGTAAATAAGTCTACATTAACCCCCAAAATTCTGTTGAAAATTATTTGTCCCTTCTTAAATGTAATGTTGAGTATGTATACAATGGTCAAGTGGCCTCGagtattttcttaaaagagaaaaataatagtggctaacattttaaatatatatcttccCAAAGACTTAAcctttatacatatttttgttgaaaataaacaatGGGTCTCCTGAGAAGTTGCATCCAGACCAGAGAAAGGGAAGTTTAAAGAATAGAGCCTACACCTATTGTTTCTCAGAGGTTgtgctttagttttttttttttttttttttttttttttttaagtattagtCTGATTTTATTATCTGCAGGAACTGTTTAAATTAGGCCTTTAAGAAACTCACTAGTGTCTTTTTTCTCTTACACACATGcacctgtgtacacacacacattctctgaCTTAGAGAAAATGTAAACCTGACATCTTTTCTTGTCTTAACTGTAGGAGTGGGCTTTGCCACCAGGAAGGTGGCTGGCATGGCCAAACCTAACATGATCATCAGTGTGAATGGGGATGTGATTACCATTAAATCTGAAAGCACCTTTAAAAATACTGAGATTTCCTTCAAACTGGGCCAGGAATTTGACGAAATTACCGCAGATGACAGGAAAGTCAAGGTGAGAAATAAGGAAGTGGCACAGAGTACATGTCTGTTTTCTAAATTACCACTgcttaaaagaaatctttttttttttttgagacgaagtcttgttctgttgctcaggctggagtgcagtgatgtgatctcggctcactgcaacctccaccccctgggttcaagcaattctcctgcctcagcctccctagcatctggggttacaggcgcccaccaccccgcctggctaatttttgtatttttggtaaagatggagttttgccatgttggccaggctagtctcaaactcctggcctcaggtgatctgcccacctcagtctcccaaagtgctgggattacaggtgtgagccactgcacccagccgagaaatcattttataataaaaggaagaaaaccattCTATCATAAGCCAAAGATCCCTGAACTCCTACATCTAAACTGTGTCTCCTTAAATATAAGGTTGGtgaatttttctccattttcacctcctgagtagctgggaatacagctgtgtgccatcatgcccagctaattttttattttgttttttggagagacagagtcttactatattgccgagactagtcttgaactcctggcctcaagcaatcctcttgccgtggcctccctaagtgctggaatcacagttgtgagccaccacacctggcctgtctccatattaaaaaaaaaaattattaacataatttatttgaGTCATATAATACATAGAGTATTTCAAGTGAATTAAAGTACTATAACAGTGTAagagaatgtttttaaagatggaagaaagaggccgggtgcggtggctgacgcctgtaatcccagtacttggggaggccgagtcaggtagatcacaaggtcagaagttcgagaccagcctggccaatatggtgaaacccccgtctctactaaaaatacaaaaattagccaggtgtggtggtgatcacctgtaatcccagctactcgggaggctgaggcaggagaatcacttcaaccctggaggcagaggttgtagtgaaccgagatcacaccactgcactccagcctgggtgagagagcaagactccgtctcaaaaacaaaaaaaaaaaaaaaaaaggaagaaaggaatagaaaaatcACCCATACTACTACCATCtcaatgtaaattttctttttatattcctgCACAGTacttttttccaattctgtaatTTGTATAACACTCCGGACATAACGTATCTATAAGTGGTAACTTGTTGTTTTGGagactcttttattttcttgttgcaATATATTCTTGTCACTTAGAATTACTAATGACCTCAAAATGTTCCTTTGAACAaagatattgtattttaaattttattttctgcttccgTATGcaaattataattacattttcttatgCCTACAGAGCACCATAACCTTAGATGGAGGTGTcctggtacatgtgcagaaatgGGATGGAAAATCAACCACCATAAAGAGAAAACGAGAGGATGATAAACTGGTGGTGGTGAGTATCTTCCAGCTACTTAATTCTGGATCTTACTGCTAGGTCATCTCATGATCACTATTCCACTTAAGGAAACagattttccttttgattatataaaacaaaaagaagatttTATTGGAACTATGCTTCCACTCTGGCAATTGCCCTTCATGCTTTTGAGTTCAGCCCAGGCATGTTGTCTTCTAGGAATCATTCTCTGTCTGCTTCCAGGCATCCTAAGGCTGTCTCCAGTGGTGCCACCACCACATTATATTACCTatctttgcttctgtttctcaCTCACCATACAGATTATAAGACTCCTGGAGGGGGAAACTTGCATTTTCCTGGCCTTTGTATCTATCTTATTACAATATGTGGGTACATACACAGGAGTCCAGAAATGAATATCTTTTGAATGAATACTGCTTTATTCCCAACATCGAGAGatacaataaataaatccatAGTTTAATCCCAGTGATTGATCAATTGTTTTATGTGCCTAGGAATGCATCATGAAAGGCGTCACTTCCACCAGAGTTTATGAGAGAGCATAAGCCAAGGTGCGTTGACCTGGACTGAAGTTTGCATTGAACTCTACAACATTCTGTTGGATATATTGTTCAAAAAGATGTTGTTTTCCATGATTTAGCAAGCAACTACTTTTCTCCCAAGCTGATTTTACTCAATATGGTTATGTtggttaaacaaattttttttttagatttagaaGGTGATATAATGATGTATTCATCGTGCTGGATAATTTTTTAGTCATAATTGagtgaaggaaatagaaaatttgcATTATTGCTTTGTTCTGATAGAGATGATAAGATCTTTCATAATAATTCAAAGTAAAAATGGATAGCTAGAATTTTCCTAGGTAGGAAGTAACAAGTACCTACTTGTTACGTGAATGCCATTACTGAATATTAAATCCTTTATTGTAGCTACAGTTAAGTAAGTTTATCTCAGAGACCTAAGGTAGTTTTAAATGTAGTGAAATTGCTCATAGCCAGTTGGCCCAAGTGCTCATGTTTTA from Saimiri boliviensis isolate mSaiBol1 chromosome 15, mSaiBol1.pri, whole genome shotgun sequence carries:
- the FABP4 gene encoding fatty acid-binding protein, adipocyte, yielding MCDAFVGTWKLVSSENFDDYMKEVGVGFATRKVAGMAKPNMIISVNGDVITIKSESTFKNTEISFKLGQEFDEITADDRKVKSTITLDGGVLVHVQKWDGKSTTIKRKREDDKLVVECIMKGVTSTRVYERA